A section of the Lynx canadensis isolate LIC74 chromosome A1, mLynCan4.pri.v2, whole genome shotgun sequence genome encodes:
- the TAS2R1 gene encoding taste receptor type 2 member 1, producing MLDFYLIIHFLLPVIQCLIGVLANGIIVIVNGIELIKQRKMIPLDLLLSCLAISRICLQSFIFYINLVILSLIDFLPLVKNFAVFMFVNETGLWLATWLGVFYCAKISPIAHPLFFWLKMRISKLVPWLIIGSLLFASIPLVFYSKHTWVLSQEVLLRLFSPNATTQIKETSALQIVFLARFSPPFVIFLISTLLLVFSLGRHTWQMRNTATSTRDSSTGVHVSALLSILSFLVLYLSHYMTAALLSSHIFELRSFMFLFCILVFGSYPSGHSIILISGNPKLKQNAKKFLLHGQCCQ from the coding sequence atgCTAGACTTTTACCTCattatccattttcttcttccagtgATACAATGTCTCATCGGAGTTTTAGCAAATGGCATCATTGTGATTGTGAATGGCATTGAGTTGATCAAGCAGAGAAAGATGATTCCGTTGGATCTCCTTCTTTCCTGCTTGGCGATTTCCAGGATTTGTCTGCAGTCATTTATCTTCTACATTAATCTGGTTATTCTCTCCTTGATCGACTTCCTTCCACTTGTTAAGAATTTTGCGGTTTTCATGTTTGTAAATGAAACGGGACTTTGGCTGGCCACATGGCTCGGCGTTTTCTACTGCGCCAAGATCTCCCCCATCGCTCACCCACTCTTCTTCTGGTTGAAGATGAGGATATCCAAGTTGGTGCCATGGTTGATCATCGGGTCTCTGCTTTTTGCCTCCATCCCTTTGGTTTTCTACAGCAAGCATACGTGGGTTCTTTCCCAAGAAGTCTTGTTGAGACTTTTCTCCCCAAATGCAACAACTCAAATCAAAGAAACATCTGCTTTACAGATTGTCTTTCTTGCTAGGTTTTCACCGCCGTTCGTTATCTTCCTCATTTCTACTCTGCTTCTGGTGTTTTCTCTGGGGAGACATACCTGGCAGATGAGAAACACAGCGACCAGCACCAGGGACAGTAGCACAGGTGTCCATGTGAGTGCGCTTCTGTCCATTCTGTCCTTCTTGGTCCTCTATCTCTCCCACTACATGACAGCTGCTTTGCTCTCTTCTCACATTTTTGAGCTCAGAAGCTTCATGTttctgttctgtatcttggtGTTTGGGTCCTACCCTTCGGGACACTCTATTATCTTAATTTCGGGAAATCCTAAACtgaaacaaaatgcaaagaagtTCCTCCTCCATGGGCAGTGCTGCCAGTGA